A portion of the Vespula vulgaris chromosome 14, iyVesVulg1.1, whole genome shotgun sequence genome contains these proteins:
- the LOC127069104 gene encoding circadian locomoter output cycles protein kaput-like isoform X3, with the protein MWSQQQQQRQQQQQRRQQQQQQQQQLQQQPRTYLRGFAFQHPQQQNVHLSIVGVDDTPQHQHQHHHQLQHHTRGSSGMDLPLSSNPRASRNMAEKQRRDNLNTNISTMAALVPTVAGSSRRMDKISILRLTAAYLRTQYTLGRGSADFLPKQFNDLDVEQYFVDNLIGNAGFFIVVTTAGKIVYVSRQVERQLGHAQKELTGQSLYHFVYPEDHEELTKNLTPDEMQPMVGGLTMDADNSSNSSEESTSTTLTSQRNTERRPFREQRRSFKLRMSQRTVSRREHTQYECLHVSGVLRLADACKNFDNRARHRETTSTSNDIIFVGMAWLPKKRPITELSIIDANKQEYVTRHLVDGRIIYCDHRISIVAGYLSEEVSGLSAFSFMHKDDVRWTIIGLRQMYDRAEPCGSSCYRLLSKTGEFIYLRTHGYLEYDKDTQTVESFVCINTLVSEEEGIEFVREMKERFSATVSGATKAVMIQNNDDLSFDLGSESQKSNSKASVEDPSQLEDAITHLISDLPSPAVSEDRSSPSPMPNAQFAKAAVFSQRLPPAAAQASKFGIKKIDHNFTIQGNKGNLTPKQEPRIEIKQEMIGNKTIVTDPVVEKDVMLDGQQRHVGRKRNQDRNSIGSLSSGKPLSMKEMMGQVQIMRQENRNNESIRTNVLPERNAFETKVLKNNSGETGLENLGNGTSESEDEESRKRYSSKRIYTEENAVGTGRNKKRRNEKRYETTEIRLGQQQQQQQQQHHHHHHQHQQQQQQSASYVNCRTFIKDEQFSTLADFDHYDQVHTQPIRVTSTDSTNSSLQDVNIEYQELDSSTSLVISNMANDEQFGNLQELKEDPLLSSSLDANPDFMLKIFDDLRPAMGFEKSFDDMNVQQLTVNNQQAVNDEIRRTHLQLASSMVIRESQFDVLARDLDNPALQAQRKNLTQLQVMSYIDCRLNIRCKNKS; encoded by the exons atgtggtcccaacaacaacaacaacgacaacaacaacaacaacgacgacaacaacaacaacaacaacaacaacagcttCAGCAGCAACCACGGACTTACTTGCGAGGTTTTGCCTTTCAACATCCACAGCAACAGAACGTTCATCTCAGTATCGTCGGTGTCGACGATACGCCGCAACATCAGCATCAACACCATCATCAGCTTCAACATCATACGAGGGGATCGAGTGGCATGGATCTACCGTTGTCAAG CAATCCGCGTGCTTCACGAAATATGGCGGAGAAACAACGCCGAGATAATCTTAACACCAATATCTCGACGATGGCGGCTCTTGTTCCTACCGTCGCCGGAAGTTCGAGAAGGATGGACAAGATATCTATCCTGAGATTAACTGCTGCCTATTTAAGAACGCAATACA CTCTTGGTCGTGGATCGGCCGATTTTTTGCCAAAACAATTCAACGATTTGGACGTGGAACAGTACTTCGTAGAT AACTTGATCGGCAATGCTGGTTTCTTCATCGTCGTAACCACGGCGGGAAAGATCGTTTACGTTAGCCGGCAGGTGGAACGTCAACTTGGTCACGCTCAG AAAGAACTGACCGGACAATCTTTGTATCACTTCGTTTATCCCGAGGATCACGAGGAGTTAACGAAAAATTTAACGCCGGATGAAATGCAACCAATGGTCGGTGGCTTGACTATGGACGCCGACAATAGTTCTAATTCCTCCGAAGAGTCAACCTCGACGACATTGACGTCGCAGAGGAACACCGAGAGGAGGCCTTTTCGTGAGCAGAGACGAAGTTTCAAGTTACGAATGTCACAACGAACGGTTTCGAGACGAGAACACACGCAGTACGAGTGTCTACATGTGTCGGGCGTTCTTAGGCTCGCGGATGCTTGTAAAAATTTTGACAATCGTGCACGACATCGAG AGACTACATCGACAAGCAACGACATCATATTCGTCGGTATGGCATGGCTACCCAAGAAACGTCCCATTACCGAACTCTCCATAATAGATGCTAATAAACAAGAGTACGTGACGCGACACTTAGTGGACGGCCGTATTATTTACTGCGATCACAGGATATCCATTGTGGCGGGTTACCTGTCCGAGGAGGTTTCTGGTTTGAGCGCTTTCAGTTTTATGCACAAGGACGATGTTAGATGGACCATCATTGGACTTCGCCAaa TGTACGATCGTGCAGAACCTTGCGGTTCATCCTGCTATAGACTCCTTTCCAAAACTGGCGAGTTCATTTACCTAAGGACCCATGGATATTTGGAATACGACAAAGATACTCAAACCGTCGAATCGTTTGTCTGCATCAATACCCTAGTCTC agaagaagaaggtattGAATTCGTAAGAGAGATGAAGGAAAGATTTTCAGCTACGGTGTCCGGTGCCACGAAGGCGGTCATGATTCAAAATAACGACGACCTCTCGTTCGATCTG GGATCGGAGTCACAAAAATCAAATTCCAAAGCCAGCGTGGAAGATCCTTCGCAGCTAGAGGACGCGATCACTCATCTCATTAGCGATTTACCTTCACCAGCTGTTTCGGAAGATCGTTCTTCTCCATCGCCGATGCCAAACGCTCAATTCGCTAAAGCGGCCGTTTTTTCTCAAAGATTACCACCGGCAGCTGCGCAAGCAAGCAAATTCGGTATTAAGAAGATCGATCACAATTTCACGATACAAGGTAACAAAGGTAATCTTACGCCAAAACAAGAACCACggattgaaataaaacaagaaatgaTTGGCAATAAAACGATTGTTACCGATCCTGTTGTTGAAAAAGACGTCATGTTGGATGGACAACAACGACACgttggaagaaagagaaatcaagATCGTAATAGTATTGGCTCATTGAGTTCAGGAAAACCTTTGAGTATGAAGGAAATGATGGGACAAGTGCAAATTATGCGACAGGAGAATCGTAATAACGAAAGCATAAGAACTAATGTTTTACCTGAACGTAACGCGTTCGAAACGAAAGTTCTGAAGAATAACAGCGGCGAGACTGGCCTCGAGAACTTAGGAAATGGCACGAGCGAGTCCGAGGATGAAGAGTCTAGGAAAAGATATTCCTCGAAGAGGATATATACTGAAGAAAACGCCGTGGGGACAGGCCGTAATAAAAAGCGAAGGAATGAGAAACGATATGAAACTACCGAGATTCGACTCggacaacagcaacaacaacaacaacaacaacaccaccaccaccaccaccagcaccaacagcaacagcaacaaagTGCTTCTTATGTTAATTGTAGGACGTTTATCAAGGACGAACAGTTTTCAACGCTCGCTGATTTTGATCATTATGATCAGGTTCACACCCAACCGATTCGGGTTACATCCACGGACTCTACCAATTCAAGTCTTCAAGATGTAAACATCGAGTATCAGGAATTGGATTCGTCTACATCGTTGGTGATCTCAAATATGGCCAATGACGAACAATTTGGTAACCTTCAGGAGCTCAAGGAAGATCCATTGTTAAGCTCGAGCCTGGACGCAAATCCAG attTCATGCTGAAGATATTCGATGATCTACGGCCTGCAATGGGTTTTGAAA AAAGCTTTGATGATATGAACGTGCAACAGCTGACAGTCAATAAT CAGCAAGCGGTTAACGATGAGATAAGAAGAACACATCTACAGCTTGCGAGTAGTATGGTTATACGAGAGTCTCAATTCGATGTATTAGCACGGGATTTGGATAATCCAGCTTTGCAGgctcaaagaaaaaatctaaCCCAATTACAG GTAATGTCTTACATCGATTGCAGGCTGAACATAAGATGCAAAAACAAATCCTAA